A part of Sus scrofa isolate TJ Tabasco breed Duroc chromosome 15, Sscrofa11.1, whole genome shotgun sequence genomic DNA contains:
- the SF3B1 gene encoding splicing factor 3B subunit 1 isoform X1, which translates to MAKIAKTHEDIEAQIREIQGKKAALDEAQGVGLDSTGYYDQEIYGGSDSRFAGYVTSIAATELEDDDDDYSSSTSLLGQKKPGYHAPVALLNDIPQSTEQYDPFAEHRPPKIADREDEYKKHRRTMIISPERLDPFADGGKTPDPKMNARTYMDVMREQHLTKEEREIRQQLAEKAKAGELKVVNGAAASQPPSKRKRRWDQTADQTPGATPKKLSSWDQAETPGHTPSLRWDETPGRAKGSETPGATPGSKIWDPTPSHTPAGAATPGRGDTPGHATPGHGGATSSARKNRWDETPKTERDTPGHGSGWAETPRTDRGGDSIGETPTPGASKRKSRWDETPASQMGGSTPVLTPGKTPIGTPAMNMATPTPGHIMSMTPEQLQAWRWEREIDERNRPLSDEELDAMFPEGYKVLPPPAGYVPIRTPARKLTATPTPLGGMTGFHMQTEDRTMKSVNDQPSGNLPFLKPDDIQYFDKLLVDVDESTLSPEEQKERKIMKLLLKIKNGTPPMRKAALRQITDKAREFGAGPLFNQILPLLMSPTLEDQERHLLVKVIDRILYKLDDLVRPYVHKILVVIEPLLIDEDYYARVEGREIISNLAKAAGLATMISTMRPDIDNMDEYVRNTTARAFAVVASALGIPSLLPFLKAVCKSKKSWQARHTGIKIVQQIAILMGCAILPHLRSLVEIIEHGLVDEQQKVRTISALAIAALAEAATPYGIESFDSVLKPLWKGIRQHRGKGLAAFLKAIGYLIPLMDAEYANYYTREVMLILIREFQSPDEEMKKIVLKVVKQCCGTDGVEANYIKTEILPPFFKHFWQHRMALDRRNYRQLVDTTVELANKVGAAEIISRIVDDLKDEAEQYRKMVMETIEKIMGNLGAADIDHKLEEQLIDGILYAFQEQTTEDSVMLNGFGTVVNALGKRVKPYLPQICGTVLWRLNNKSAKVRQQAADLISRTAVVMKTCQEEKLMGHLGVVLYEYLGEEYPEVLGSILGALKAIVNVIGMHKMTPPIKDLLPRLTPILKNRHEKVQENCIDLVGRIADRGAEYVSAREWMRICFELLELLKAHKKAIRRATVNTFGYIAKAIGPHDVLATLLNNLKVQERQNRVCTTVAIAIVAETCSPFTVLPALMNEYRVPELNVQNGVLKSLSFLFEYIGEMGKDYIYAVTPLLEDALMDRDLVHRQTASAVVQHMSLGVYGFGCEDSLNHLLNYVWPNVFETSPHVIQAVMGALEGLRVAIGPCRMLQYCLQGLFHPARKVRDVYWKIYNSIYIGSQDALIAHYPRIYNDDKNTYIRYELDYIL; encoded by the exons ATATTGAAGCACAGATTCGAGAAATTCAAGGCAAGAAGGCAGCTCTTGATGAAGCTCAAGGAGTGGGCCTTGATTCTACAGGTTATTATGACCAGGAAATTTATGGTGGAAGTGACAGCAGATTTGCTGGATACGTGACATCAATTGCTGCAACTGAACTTGAAGAT GATGACGATGACTACTCATCATCTACAAGTTTGCTCGGTCAGAAGAAGCCAGGATATCATGCCCCTGTGGCGCTGCTTAATGATATACCACAGTCAACAGAacag TATGATCCATTTGCTGAGCACCGACCTCCGAAGATTGCAGACCGGGAAGATGAATACAAAAAGCACAGGCGGACCATGATAATTTCTCCAGAGCGTCTTGATCCTTTTGCAGATG GAGGGAAGACCCCTGATCCTAAAATGAATGCTAGGACTTACATGGATGTAATGCGAGAACAGCATTTAACTAAAGAAGAG agAGAAATTAGGCAACAGCTAGCAGAAAAAGCTAAAGCTGGAGAACTAAAAGTCGTCAATGGAGCAGCAGCATCCCAGCCTCCCTCAAAACGAAAACGGCGTTGGGATCAAACAGCTGATCAGACTCCTGGTGCCACTCCAAAAAAGCTATCAAGTTGGGATCAAGCAGAg ACCCCAGGACATACTCCTTCCCTAAGATGGGATGAGACACCAGGACGTGCAAAGGGAAGTGAGACTCCTGGAGCAACCCCAGGCTCAAAAATATGGGATCCTACACCTAGTCACACACCTGCGGGAGCTGCTACTCCTGGACGAGGCGATACACCAGGCCATGCAACACCAGGCCATGGAGGTGCAACTTCCAGTGCTCGTAAAAACAGATGGGATGAGACCCCCAAAACAGAAAGAG ATACTCCTGGGCATGGAAGTGGATGGGCTGAGACTCCTCGAACAGATCGAGGCGGAGATTCCATTGGTGAAACACCAACTCCTGGAGCCAGTAAAAGAAAGTCACGTTGGGATGAAACACCAGCTAGTCAGATGGGTGGAAGCACTCCTGTTCTGACCCCTGGAAAAACACCAATTGGCACACCAGCCATGAACATGGCTACCCCTACTCCAG GTCACATAATGAGTATGACTCCTGAACAGCTTCAGGCTTGGCGTTGGGAGAGAGAAATTGATGAGAGAAATCGTCCACTGTCTGATGAAGAATTAGATGCTATGTTCCCAGAAGGATATAAG GTGCTTCCTCCTCCAGCTGGTTATGTTCCTATTCGAACTCCAGCTCGAAAGCTGACAGCAACTCCAACACCTTTGGGTGGTATGACTGGTTTCCACATGCAAACTGAAGATAGAACTATGAAAAGTGTTAATGACCAGCCATCTGGAAATCTTCCGTTTTTAAAACCTGATGATATTCAGTACTTTGATAAACTCTTG GTTGATGTTGATGAATCAACCCTTAGTCCAGAagagcaaaaagagagaaaaataatgaagttgcttttaaaaattaagaatggaaCACCTCCCATGAGAAAG gctgCATTGCGTCAGATTACTGATAAAGCTCGTGAGTTTGGAGCTGGTCCTTTGTTTAATCAGATTCTTCCTCTGCTGATGTCTCCTACACTTGAGGATCAAGAACGTCATTTGCTTGTGAAAGTTATCGATAGAATATTATACAAACTTGATGATTTAGTTCGCCCATATGTGCACAAG ATCCTAGTGGTCATTGAACCATTGTTGATTGATGAAGATTACTATGCTAGAGTGGAAGGCCGAGAGATTATTTCTAATTTGGCAAAG gCTGCTGGTCTGGCTACTATGATCTCTACCATGAGGCCTGATATAGATAACATGGATGAGTATGTCCGTAACACAACAGCTAGAGCTTTTGCTGTTGTAGCCTCTGCGCTGGGCATTCCATCCTTATTGCCCTTCTTAAAAGCTGTGTGCAAAAGCAAGAAGTCCTGGCAAGCTAGGCACACTGGTATTAAGATTGTACAGCAGATAGCTATTCTTATGGGCTGTGCCATCTTGCCTCATCTCAGAAGTTTAGTTGAAATCATTGAACATG GTCTTGTGGATGAGCAGCAGAAAGTACGGACCATTAGTGCTTTGGCCATTGCTGCCTTGGCTGAAGCAGCAACTCCTTATGGTATCGAGTCTTTTGATTCTGTGTTAAAGCCTCTATGGAAAGGTATACGCCAACACAGAGGAAAG ggtCTGGCTGCATTCTTAAAGGCTATTGGGTATCTTATTCCCCTCATGGATGCAGAATATGCCAACTACTATACCAGAGAAGTGATGTTAATTCTTATTCGAGAATTCCAATCTCctgatgaagaaatgaagaaaattgtGCTGAAG GTGGTAAAGCAGTGTTGTGGAACAGATGGTGTAGAAGCAAACTACATTAAAACAGAgatcctccctcccttttttaaaCACTTCTGGCAACATAGAATGGCTTTGGATAGAAGAAATTACCGACAG ttAGTTGATACTACTGTGGAGTTGGCAAACAAAGtaggtgcagcagaaattatatCCAGGATTGTGGATGATCTGAAAGATGAAGCTGAACAGTACAGAAAAATGGTCATGGAGACAATTGAGAAAATTATGGGCAACTTGGGGGCAGCAGATATTGATCATAAACTTGAAGAACAGCTGATTGATGGTATTCTTTATGCTTTCCAAGAACAGACTACAGAG gaCTCAGTAATGTTGAACGGCTTTGGCACAGTGGTCAATGCTCTTGGCAAACGAGTCAAACCTTATTTGCCTCAGATCTGTGGTACAGTTTTGTGGCGTTTAAATAACAAATCAGCAAAGGTTAGGCAACAGGCAGCTGACTTGATATCTCGAACGGCTGTTGTCATGAAGACTTGTCAAGAG GAAAAATTGATGGGTCACTTGGGTGTTGTTTTGTATGAGTATTTGGGTGAAGAGTACCCTGAAGTATTGGGCAGCATTCTTGGAGCACTGAAggccattgtaaatgtaatag GTATGCATAAGATGACACCGCCAATTAAAGATCTGCTGCCTAGACTCACTCCCATCTTAAAGAATAGGCATGAAAAAGTGCAAGAGAATTGTATTGATCTTGTTGGACGTATTGCTGATAG gggaGCTGAATATGTGTCTGCAAGAGAATGGATGAGGATTTGCTTTGAGCTTTTAGAGCTCTTAAAAGCTCACAAAAAAGCTATTCGTAGAGCCACAGTCAACACATTTGGCTATATTGCAAAGGCCATTGG cccTCATGATGTATTGGCTACACTTTTGAACAACCTCAAAGTTCAGGAAAGGCAGAACAGAGTTTGTACCACTGTAGCAATTGCTATTGTTGCTGAAACATGTTCACCCTTCACAGTACTACCTGCCTTAATGAATGAATACAGAGTTCCTGAACTGAATGTTCAAAATGGAGTGTTAAAATCACTTTCCTTCTTGTTTGAATATATTGGTGAAATGGGAAAGGACTACATTTATGCTGTAACACCATTACTTGAAGATGCTTTAATGGATAG GGACCTTGTACATAGACAGACGGCTAGTGCGGTGGTGCAACACATGTCACTTGGGGTTTATGGATTTGGTTGTGAAGATTCGCTGAATCACTTGTTGAACTATGTATGGCCCAATGTGTTTGAGACCTCTCCCCATGTAATTCAGGCAGTTATGGGGGCCCTGGAGGGTCTGAGAGTTGCTATTGGACCATGTAGAATGCTGCAGTATTGTTTACAG GGTTTGTTTCACCCAGCCCGGAAAGTCAGAGATGTGTACTGGAAAATTTACAACTCCATCTACATTGGTTCACAGGATGCTCTCATAGCACATTACCCAAGAATCTACAATGATGATAAGAATACTTATATTCGTTATGAACTTGACTATATCTTATAA
- the SF3B1 gene encoding splicing factor 3B subunit 1 isoform X2 encodes MNARTYMDVMREQHLTKEEREIRQQLAEKAKAGELKVVNGAAASQPPSKRKRRWDQTADQTPGATPKKLSSWDQAETPGHTPSLRWDETPGRAKGSETPGATPGSKIWDPTPSHTPAGAATPGRGDTPGHATPGHGGATSSARKNRWDETPKTERDTPGHGSGWAETPRTDRGGDSIGETPTPGASKRKSRWDETPASQMGGSTPVLTPGKTPIGTPAMNMATPTPGHIMSMTPEQLQAWRWEREIDERNRPLSDEELDAMFPEGYKVLPPPAGYVPIRTPARKLTATPTPLGGMTGFHMQTEDRTMKSVNDQPSGNLPFLKPDDIQYFDKLLVDVDESTLSPEEQKERKIMKLLLKIKNGTPPMRKAALRQITDKAREFGAGPLFNQILPLLMSPTLEDQERHLLVKVIDRILYKLDDLVRPYVHKILVVIEPLLIDEDYYARVEGREIISNLAKAAGLATMISTMRPDIDNMDEYVRNTTARAFAVVASALGIPSLLPFLKAVCKSKKSWQARHTGIKIVQQIAILMGCAILPHLRSLVEIIEHGLVDEQQKVRTISALAIAALAEAATPYGIESFDSVLKPLWKGIRQHRGKGLAAFLKAIGYLIPLMDAEYANYYTREVMLILIREFQSPDEEMKKIVLKVVKQCCGTDGVEANYIKTEILPPFFKHFWQHRMALDRRNYRQLVDTTVELANKVGAAEIISRIVDDLKDEAEQYRKMVMETIEKIMGNLGAADIDHKLEEQLIDGILYAFQEQTTEDSVMLNGFGTVVNALGKRVKPYLPQICGTVLWRLNNKSAKVRQQAADLISRTAVVMKTCQEEKLMGHLGVVLYEYLGEEYPEVLGSILGALKAIVNVIGMHKMTPPIKDLLPRLTPILKNRHEKVQENCIDLVGRIADRGAEYVSAREWMRICFELLELLKAHKKAIRRATVNTFGYIAKAIGPHDVLATLLNNLKVQERQNRVCTTVAIAIVAETCSPFTVLPALMNEYRVPELNVQNGVLKSLSFLFEYIGEMGKDYIYAVTPLLEDALMDRDLVHRQTASAVVQHMSLGVYGFGCEDSLNHLLNYVWPNVFETSPHVIQAVMGALEGLRVAIGPCRMLQYCLQGLFHPARKVRDVYWKIYNSIYIGSQDALIAHYPRIYNDDKNTYIRYELDYIL; translated from the exons ATGAATGCTAGGACTTACATGGATGTAATGCGAGAACAGCATTTAACTAAAGAAGAG agAGAAATTAGGCAACAGCTAGCAGAAAAAGCTAAAGCTGGAGAACTAAAAGTCGTCAATGGAGCAGCAGCATCCCAGCCTCCCTCAAAACGAAAACGGCGTTGGGATCAAACAGCTGATCAGACTCCTGGTGCCACTCCAAAAAAGCTATCAAGTTGGGATCAAGCAGAg ACCCCAGGACATACTCCTTCCCTAAGATGGGATGAGACACCAGGACGTGCAAAGGGAAGTGAGACTCCTGGAGCAACCCCAGGCTCAAAAATATGGGATCCTACACCTAGTCACACACCTGCGGGAGCTGCTACTCCTGGACGAGGCGATACACCAGGCCATGCAACACCAGGCCATGGAGGTGCAACTTCCAGTGCTCGTAAAAACAGATGGGATGAGACCCCCAAAACAGAAAGAG ATACTCCTGGGCATGGAAGTGGATGGGCTGAGACTCCTCGAACAGATCGAGGCGGAGATTCCATTGGTGAAACACCAACTCCTGGAGCCAGTAAAAGAAAGTCACGTTGGGATGAAACACCAGCTAGTCAGATGGGTGGAAGCACTCCTGTTCTGACCCCTGGAAAAACACCAATTGGCACACCAGCCATGAACATGGCTACCCCTACTCCAG GTCACATAATGAGTATGACTCCTGAACAGCTTCAGGCTTGGCGTTGGGAGAGAGAAATTGATGAGAGAAATCGTCCACTGTCTGATGAAGAATTAGATGCTATGTTCCCAGAAGGATATAAG GTGCTTCCTCCTCCAGCTGGTTATGTTCCTATTCGAACTCCAGCTCGAAAGCTGACAGCAACTCCAACACCTTTGGGTGGTATGACTGGTTTCCACATGCAAACTGAAGATAGAACTATGAAAAGTGTTAATGACCAGCCATCTGGAAATCTTCCGTTTTTAAAACCTGATGATATTCAGTACTTTGATAAACTCTTG GTTGATGTTGATGAATCAACCCTTAGTCCAGAagagcaaaaagagagaaaaataatgaagttgcttttaaaaattaagaatggaaCACCTCCCATGAGAAAG gctgCATTGCGTCAGATTACTGATAAAGCTCGTGAGTTTGGAGCTGGTCCTTTGTTTAATCAGATTCTTCCTCTGCTGATGTCTCCTACACTTGAGGATCAAGAACGTCATTTGCTTGTGAAAGTTATCGATAGAATATTATACAAACTTGATGATTTAGTTCGCCCATATGTGCACAAG ATCCTAGTGGTCATTGAACCATTGTTGATTGATGAAGATTACTATGCTAGAGTGGAAGGCCGAGAGATTATTTCTAATTTGGCAAAG gCTGCTGGTCTGGCTACTATGATCTCTACCATGAGGCCTGATATAGATAACATGGATGAGTATGTCCGTAACACAACAGCTAGAGCTTTTGCTGTTGTAGCCTCTGCGCTGGGCATTCCATCCTTATTGCCCTTCTTAAAAGCTGTGTGCAAAAGCAAGAAGTCCTGGCAAGCTAGGCACACTGGTATTAAGATTGTACAGCAGATAGCTATTCTTATGGGCTGTGCCATCTTGCCTCATCTCAGAAGTTTAGTTGAAATCATTGAACATG GTCTTGTGGATGAGCAGCAGAAAGTACGGACCATTAGTGCTTTGGCCATTGCTGCCTTGGCTGAAGCAGCAACTCCTTATGGTATCGAGTCTTTTGATTCTGTGTTAAAGCCTCTATGGAAAGGTATACGCCAACACAGAGGAAAG ggtCTGGCTGCATTCTTAAAGGCTATTGGGTATCTTATTCCCCTCATGGATGCAGAATATGCCAACTACTATACCAGAGAAGTGATGTTAATTCTTATTCGAGAATTCCAATCTCctgatgaagaaatgaagaaaattgtGCTGAAG GTGGTAAAGCAGTGTTGTGGAACAGATGGTGTAGAAGCAAACTACATTAAAACAGAgatcctccctcccttttttaaaCACTTCTGGCAACATAGAATGGCTTTGGATAGAAGAAATTACCGACAG ttAGTTGATACTACTGTGGAGTTGGCAAACAAAGtaggtgcagcagaaattatatCCAGGATTGTGGATGATCTGAAAGATGAAGCTGAACAGTACAGAAAAATGGTCATGGAGACAATTGAGAAAATTATGGGCAACTTGGGGGCAGCAGATATTGATCATAAACTTGAAGAACAGCTGATTGATGGTATTCTTTATGCTTTCCAAGAACAGACTACAGAG gaCTCAGTAATGTTGAACGGCTTTGGCACAGTGGTCAATGCTCTTGGCAAACGAGTCAAACCTTATTTGCCTCAGATCTGTGGTACAGTTTTGTGGCGTTTAAATAACAAATCAGCAAAGGTTAGGCAACAGGCAGCTGACTTGATATCTCGAACGGCTGTTGTCATGAAGACTTGTCAAGAG GAAAAATTGATGGGTCACTTGGGTGTTGTTTTGTATGAGTATTTGGGTGAAGAGTACCCTGAAGTATTGGGCAGCATTCTTGGAGCACTGAAggccattgtaaatgtaatag GTATGCATAAGATGACACCGCCAATTAAAGATCTGCTGCCTAGACTCACTCCCATCTTAAAGAATAGGCATGAAAAAGTGCAAGAGAATTGTATTGATCTTGTTGGACGTATTGCTGATAG gggaGCTGAATATGTGTCTGCAAGAGAATGGATGAGGATTTGCTTTGAGCTTTTAGAGCTCTTAAAAGCTCACAAAAAAGCTATTCGTAGAGCCACAGTCAACACATTTGGCTATATTGCAAAGGCCATTGG cccTCATGATGTATTGGCTACACTTTTGAACAACCTCAAAGTTCAGGAAAGGCAGAACAGAGTTTGTACCACTGTAGCAATTGCTATTGTTGCTGAAACATGTTCACCCTTCACAGTACTACCTGCCTTAATGAATGAATACAGAGTTCCTGAACTGAATGTTCAAAATGGAGTGTTAAAATCACTTTCCTTCTTGTTTGAATATATTGGTGAAATGGGAAAGGACTACATTTATGCTGTAACACCATTACTTGAAGATGCTTTAATGGATAG GGACCTTGTACATAGACAGACGGCTAGTGCGGTGGTGCAACACATGTCACTTGGGGTTTATGGATTTGGTTGTGAAGATTCGCTGAATCACTTGTTGAACTATGTATGGCCCAATGTGTTTGAGACCTCTCCCCATGTAATTCAGGCAGTTATGGGGGCCCTGGAGGGTCTGAGAGTTGCTATTGGACCATGTAGAATGCTGCAGTATTGTTTACAG GGTTTGTTTCACCCAGCCCGGAAAGTCAGAGATGTGTACTGGAAAATTTACAACTCCATCTACATTGGTTCACAGGATGCTCTCATAGCACATTACCCAAGAATCTACAATGATGATAAGAATACTTATATTCGTTATGAACTTGACTATATCTTATAA